Below is a genomic region from Deltaproteobacteria bacterium.
GGACTGGAAGCAGAAAACTCTGCTTCCATCGATTTTTTCGTCGGCTAGAGTCGCGCGCGCTGCCGACGCCCCGCTGCAGCCCCCTCGCCGGCGCACCCGTGACCGATCCGACAACGACGCCCAGTGCAGCGAGGCAAAGCGTGGCCGACTTCGAGCGCATCGAGACCGCAGCCGAGCTGGAGACGCTCGCGCGCGACTTGGCGCAGCAGAAGGTCATCGCGATCGATACGGAAGCGGACAGCTTCTACCACTACTTCGACAAGACCTGCCTGATCCAGGTCGGCACGAAGCGCGGCATCTACCTGATCGATCCCCTCGCGATCGGCGGACCCGAAGAGCTCGCGCCGCTCGGCCCGGTGCTCGCGTCGCCCGACGTGCGCAAGATCTTCCACGCCGCCGAGTACGACCTGTTCGTGCTGCGCCGCGATTGCGGCTTCACGACCGCGAACCTCTTCGACACGATGATCAGCGCGCAGCTGCTCGGCTATCCGGCGATCGGGCTCGCAGCGCTGGTCGAGCGCCACTACGGACTCAAGCTCCCGAAGGACGAGCAGCGCTCCGACTGGTCGGCGCGCCCGCTCACCGACAGTCAGCTCACCTACGCCGCCGCCGACGTCGCGCACCTAATCACTCTTGCCGACCGGCTCGAACGCGAGCTCGAGAAGGCGAAGCGGCTCGAGTGGGCGCACGAAGAGTTCGACGCGCTCACGCGCCGCAGCTGGCCCGAGCGCTCGTTCGACAAGCTCGGCTACCTGCGCATCAAGGGCGCGCGCGGCATGACACCCGAGAACCTCGGCGTGTTGCGCGAGCTCTACCTCGTGCGTGA
It encodes:
- a CDS encoding ribonuclease D; amino-acid sequence: MADFERIETAAELETLARDLAQQKVIAIDTEADSFYHYFDKTCLIQVGTKRGIYLIDPLAIGGPEELAPLGPVLASPDVRKIFHAAEYDLFVLRRDCGFTTANLFDTMISAQLLGYPAIGLAALVERHYGLKLPKDEQRSDWSARPLTDSQLTYAAADVAHLITLADRLERELEKAKRLEWAHEEFDALTRRSWPERSFDKLGYLRIKGARGMTPENLGVLRELYLVRDRRAREIDRPPFKVLANRTLLEIAETKPLTEAQLAAVKGVTELVLRRFGREVLTAVERGIEKKHGPLPRRSEGEGPVRRRIDRHAERYVAALKRWRTARAKELSLDPGVLFPNATLETVATQRPSSRDELAAIPGIKGWFHRQFGSEVLAALSTEATQP